The genomic segment CGGCCCGGCAAACCTGCCGGGCCGCGCCCGTCCAAAACCGCTGGCGGCGCTTCGGGAGGAGCACGGTCATGTGGCGTGTGATTTATTTCTGGGTGGGGCTTCTGACGGCGCGGTACCTGTTCCGGCGGCGCACCGTGCACATTGACCTGGATCGCCTGCGCAGCGCCGGAATGTAGCTCGAGTCGGTTGAGCCTCGGCGCTTCGCGCCTCGGTCACGGCTCCCTCGGCTCCGCTCGGGACAAGTTCCGCCGTGACCTACCCAAAAACCGATCTTTAAAACCAGTTTCTAGAAATTCGTAAACTACTTTTTCCGGAACCTCGAAAACTGGTGGTCCGCCACTCTCCGGCAACTCATCCACCGCCACCACGGTGCATTTTCGAACGTAAATCCAGGCGCGTGAAACGTCGTCGGCCGGTACGGCGACGGGTTCCGCAGGTCCGCCACTGATTTCTCCTGCTCCGGCGGCGCCAGTTGTCCGATCTCGACCGGCGACATGGTCACGAACTTCTCGTCCACCAAGCCGGCGCGCGACAAGTATCCATACAACGTCGGGCCGCCCTCGCAGAGCAGGTGCTCGACGCCAAGCTCGCGCCGCAGCAGCCCGGCGGCAGCGGTCAAGTCCACGAACTTGTTTTCGCCCGCCACGATCACCCGCACCTGCGGATGGATTTGCTTCTCCGCCAGCCGCTGTGCCCCGGATTTTGTGGTGACCACCACCGCGTCCACCAGCTCACCGTCGAACACCCGAAAGGCCGACAAGTCCAACCTCGCCGAGCCGGTCACGACAATGTTCATCTCGCGCCGCTTTCCCAGTTTCTGCCGCAAACGCCGCAGTTCCGCGTCCATGATGCGGAACACCGGCCCGCGCGGCCTGCCGCCGAGCTCGGTCTCGTCGAGCAGCGTGTTCGCCCCGACCAGCACGGCGTCGGCATGCGCCCGCAGCAGGTCCATCAGCCAGCGGTCCTGTTGCGAGCGCGCAATGTCGGACCCGGCCGCGTGCTTGCCCTTGAACGACACGATCCCGTCCAGCGACTGGACGAAATTCGAGTAAATCCACGGCCTGCCCGCCGGCGCCGGGGGAAATCCCAAGCGGCCGTACGGCTCGTAGGCCGCATCCTCCACCGCCGCCGGCTCGCCCTCGTCAAACAGGACCTCGAACTTTTGCATACGAAATTGTACGTTGTGAGTAATGAATCCCGGTTGGAGCGAAGCACAAAGGAAAACAGCCAATCCCAAATTACTAAGAACTGGCTTCAAGAATACATTTTCGCCTTACGAAAAATGAAACCGGTTCAAATCACGGATGGCGCACCGCCTCCAGCCTCTGACGAACGAACGCAACCACTTCCTCGCTCACGTAGCGCGGCGGCCGCACCCGGAACACCGGCTTCCCCTGGATCAGCTTCAGCGACACTCCGCTCCACGCCGGCAGCGCATCCGGCGGCGCGTCGTGCAAAATTACCGCCGATGCCAGGTCCAGGTACTGGCGCGCCGTCGGCTTGAAGTCCGCCGTGCCGTAATCCAGCACGGTCATATACAAGTCCGGCCGCAGAAACTTCATCACGCTATTGGACTCGACGATCACGTTCTCGGCGCCCGCCAGCTGTTTCCGCAACGACGGCATTGCTTCCGCCAAATTGCCCTGGCGCGTCCGCACCCACAGCGAGCGCTCCGCCCCCGACACCAGGAAGCGCGACGTGTCGCTTTCTCCCGACCGGTCGTGCTCTTCCGTGATCGCCCAGGAATGATCGGCGGTGGCGCAATCGCATGGCGCTCCATTCGCCGAGCAAATGCCGTGGCCATACTGCGTAATCTTGACGGCGGTCCAGTGCCGCTCCGGCATGGCGGCAATCAGCCCTGCCACCACGCTGGTTTTTCCCACGCTTCGGGAATGTCCGCCAATCACGACAATCGCCATAATGTGGAAGTCTGGTTTCTGGTTTCTAGTTTCTGGTTTCTAGTGGCCCACCGTCGCGGCAGTCTGGAAACTAGAAACCAGAAACTAAAAACTATTTTTTCGCTAGTCTCGCCAGCACGGCCAGCTCTTTCAAATACTGTTTGATGGGCCTCGCCGGCGTTCCCCAGAAAACGATGCCCTTGCCGCGGATGACCTTTCCGCTGGGCACGCCGCACTGCGCGCCCAAGATCGTGCCACTCTCGACGGTGACGTGGTCCGCGATCCCCACCTGCCCGGCGACCACCACGCCATCTTCGATCACGGCGCTGCCCGAAATCCCTGTCTGCGCCGCGATCACTACATTTTCGCCGATGCGCACGTTATGCCCGACATGCACCAGGTTGTCCAGCTTGGTGCCGCGCCCGATCACGGTCGCGTCGAGCGCGCCCCGGTCCACCGTGCTGTTGGCGCCGATCTCCACATCGTCGCCAATCTCCAGCCTGCCGATCTGCGGAAATTTCGTGTACCTGCCGCTCCGCTCATCGCGCACGAATCCGAAACCGTCGCTGCCCAGCACCGCTCCGGCATGCACGATCACGCGGTCGCCCACGGTCGCGCCGGGATAAATACTGACATTCGACTTGATGTCGCAACCTGTTCCAACGCGCACGCCGGCGCCGATATACGCGCCTGCGCCAATCGCGGTGTGGTCACCGATGGTGACGTTTTCCGAAACCACCGCATGCGCCCCGACGGCAACTCCCCTGCCCAGCCGCGCGCGCTCATGCACCACCGCGGTTCGGTGAACCCCCGCCACCGGCCTTTTTTCTGCAGACAACAACTCCGACGCCTTGGCAAACGCCAGCCTCGGCTGCTTCGCGATGAGCAGCGAGTTGTGTGGCGCTGGTCTCTGACCCGTGTCCGCAAACTCACCCGCAATCACCGCCATTGCTTTCGACCGGAGCGCCGCCGCCAGATGCTTTTCGTTGTCGACGAACACGACATCCCGCGCCGTTGCCGACTCGATGCTCGCCACCGAGCCGACCTCAACGTCTGCGCCCACCACCCTCCCGCCGATGTGTTTTGCAATCTCGCTGAGCTTCATATTCCTTTCATACAAACGTCAACGCGAGCGACTCCAACTCTTAACCCGTGTCATCCCGAGCGAGGACGCGCTGCTTTTGCGCGTCCGAGTCGAGGGACCTTGCGTTTTCAATCGGCAATCGTCAATCGACAATCGGCAATGGCTTTCGGCCTGCTGCCTTGAGCCTGCAGCCTAGTACAACGGCTGCTCCCCCTCCGGCCTTGTCTTCCATCTGCGATGCACCCACAACCACTGGTCGGGATATTTCCGCACGTACTCCTCGATCACGCGGGTGAACAACTGCGTGGCGTTGAGCACGTCGCGCTCGTCATCGCCGGTTTTCGGCAGCGTCAGCCGCGGCGCAAACGTGATGCGGTATTTTCGCCGCACATCGTCCCAGATGGTGAACGCCGGCACCACCGACGAGTCCGTGCGCAACGCCACCCGCGCGATGCCGCTTGCGGCACATGCCGGCACGCCAAAAAAATCCACAAACACGCCCGCCGGCGGGGTCATGTTCTGGTCCATCAGCAGCCCGACCGTCTCACCCGCGCGCATCGCCGAAATCAGCCCGCGCGCGAAGTCCTGCTTTTCGAAAGTCGAGTTGCCGTGCAACGTCCGATAGCGCTCGACTAAGCGGTCGAGGTACGGATTGTCCAGCGCGCGAACCACGATCCGCATGGTGTGGCCGTGGATGGAATGAACGAACGACCCGACCTCCCATCCTCCCAGGTGCGCGGTCAGAAACAGCACGCCCTTGCCACGGCGTTGCGCCGCGTCGAAATTCTCGAAGCCCTCATAGACCGCGACCTGCGCAACGTTGTCCCGGGTGTAGCGCGGAAACCGGCAGAACTCCGCCAGTTGCCGGCCCAGCGATACAAACACGCCGCGCACGATCTTCCTTCGCTCGGCGGCCGCCATTTCCGGATAGGCAATCTCCAGGTTGTGCAACCCCACCTTCCGCAAGCGCCGGTGCAGGTGATACACCGCGCCCGCCAGCATGATCGCCGCCGCGCGCGCCAGCGAACGCGGCATTGCCCCCAGGATCTTCACCACGGGCCAGACCAGCGCATACTCGAGACGATGGCGCATTCGAGGGGTGACCGGACGCTAGCACCCGACCAATTCAGTGTCAAACCGATCCCTACCCCGGTTCGCAACCCGGTGCCCCGACGATTTATCATTATCTTTAGTCAGAGGATGGCATGCATGGTTGCTTGCAGGTATTGGTGGAAGATAGTTGTCGTTGCCGGCGTCATCGCGCTCCTGACTTCCTGCCGAGCCAGCGCCCCGGGCGGCGCCGAGGCCGCGCTGGTCAAGGAAATCAAGCAGCAGACCATCGGCGGGAAAGATTGGAAAAATCCGCTGCCCGACACGCCGGAGAACCAGAGAACCGGCGCCGAGCATTTCCAGCATCATTGCCAGATTTGTCACGGCCTCGATGGCCACAACACCGGGGTGCCATTCGCCGACACCATGTCGCCCCCGGTCGCCGACCTCGGCGACAAGAGCGTCCAGGCCTACAGCGACGGCCAGTTGAAATGGATCATCCAGAATGGGATCCGGTTCACCGGCATGCCCGGCTGGACCGGCGTCCTCGACGACAACGAGCAGTGGGCCATCATTGGCTACATCCGCCACCTGCCCGCGAAGGGTTCGCTCGGTCCGCCGCCGGTCTATCAGGCGGCGGAAGAGGAACACAAGCATGCTGAGGAAGGCCAGGGCTCACAGCCGCACCAGCACAAGCACGGAGAGCAGGAACATAAGCACTGACGAGGGAGTTGGGAGTCAGTAGTTGGGAGTTAGCGGGACGGCATCCAGGTCATGAATCAACGCCGGCCGCAGAACGCCAACTACTAGCTACTGTTTTTCCGCCTGCTTTTCCGTCGCCGGCTTGGGCGCTTCCGCCGCTTTCACCGGCGCGTATTGCCGCAATGTCTCCAGGAAAGGATTGGCATCCGCCGGCGCCGGGTGCACGCCGGTCAGCAGTGCGCGATACGAAATCATGCGCCCGTAGAAGGCGCGCGTGTCGTCGTGGTCCTGCTTGATCACCGCACCGTTCAGCGTTACTCCGGCAAACACGCCGCGCGCCCGCGAATAGGTCAACACCTGCGCGCGCATCTTCCAGTCGGTGGCGCCTTCGGCGTGACGGCCCACCGGCCCGGCCGCTACCGACGCATCCGCGCCCAGCTTGAACTTGCTCGACAGCAGGGCCCGCATGCCGCGCTCGTTCATGATCACCATCACCAGGTCCACCGCCTGCCCGCCGATCTGGAACCCGAAGCTGCCGCCTTCCACGCGGAAAAACGCGGGCGCGCTCCAGCCGCTCGAGGTCTTGCAACTCGCCACGCCTTTGCCGTACGACGCACCGACAATGAATCCGCCCTTCAGCATGGAGGGCACCACGGCGACGCACTGCGACGACCCGAGGATGTCTTCCGGAATGCCCTTGTCGGGCGCGGCCATGATTTCGTTCATCACCGTGCCCGCCTCGCTGACGCGATCCAGCACTTTGTCGCGATCTTGCGCCCAGCTCAGGGTTGTGAACACACTTAGCAGCAAACCAACCAGGACTTTTTTCATGAGCAATGCCTCTCCGTGGCGCACATCCCAATACTACAGCTTAGATGCTGCCGGCAGCGGTGGCTTCGCAGGTGCGGGAAAATAAAAAAGCCGGGAGCGAGGCCCAGTTCGCTCCCGACTTCCGTTCGAGCCCCGGGTCGCGGCTTTAGAGTCCGCGACCCGGGGAATTAACTCCCAGGGTTCTGTGGTAGGTGAGCGCAGTATGCGTCGGGCGTCAGAAGCGCGCAAATCTCGCCAGTCCGTGTCCTTAAGTAATCCCGCCAGACTTGGTTCACCACTGAGGCCGTGGTGAATTGAATTTCGAGCAGCAGCGCTACTTTGTGACTAAAGAGTGCGTGATGGCATGCACTGACAGGGCGATCCGGTTCTGCACTCCGACCTTGCGCATCAGCTTGGCGACGTGCGCCTTCACCGTGCGCTCTTCGATGCCCAGCGCCGCCCCAATTTCCTTGTTCGATCGTCCTGCAACCAGCATTTCCAGCACTTCTTTTTCGCGGTCGGTAAAAGTCACGCGTCCCGCCGGGAAAATCCGCCCCGGCGAGGTCGTAACCCGCTCGATAAAAATGGACAGCACCTTGCGCGGCGCCCAGACCGATCCCTGGTTCACGATGCGAATGGCCATCGCGAACTCCTCCGGCGTCGCCGCTTCGTCCACGTATCCCTTGGCGCCGGCCGCCACCGCCTTGAGGATGGTTTCGTCGTCCGCGCCCGAACCGCACACCAGCAAGCGCAGGCCGGGACGTGACGCCTTCAGCCCCGCCATCAGGTCGAACAGGTTCTGTGACCCGTGGCTGCCGAGCATCACCAAGTCCAGATCCGGCTCGGTCGCCACCTTATCCAACGGGACCGAGACGATCTCAAATTCGGGTTGGGATTCGAACAACGCGCGAAAACCGATCAGCCGCAGCGGATCGGGCTCAATGACAGCAACGCGGATCTTGGGTTTTTTGGCCGCGGCCGCTTTCATATGTTCATCCTTGTACCTGGCGCGTAGCATACCCTAAATCGGCGAAAGGCCAATGTCCTTCCGGCCATGTCCGCTAGTCACAATCCTGGGTCGCTCGCTCGATCGGTTCACGA from the Terriglobia bacterium genome contains:
- a CDS encoding dihydrofolate reductase family protein translates to MQKFEVLFDEGEPAAVEDAAYEPYGRLGFPPAPAGRPWIYSNFVQSLDGIVSFKGKHAAGSDIARSQQDRWLMDLLRAHADAVLVGANTLLDETELGGRPRGPVFRIMDAELRRLRQKLGKRREMNIVVTGSARLDLSAFRVFDGELVDAVVVTTKSGAQRLAEKQIHPQVRVIVAGENKFVDLTAAAGLLRRELGVEHLLCEGGPTLYGYLSRAGLVDEKFVTMSPVEIGQLAPPEQEKSVADLRNPSPYRPTTFHAPGFTFENAPWWRWMSCRRVADHQFSRFRKK
- a CDS encoding cytochrome c yields the protein MVACRYWWKIVVVAGVIALLTSCRASAPGGAEAALVKEIKQQTIGGKDWKNPLPDTPENQRTGAEHFQHHCQICHGLDGHNTGVPFADTMSPPVADLGDKSVQAYSDGQLKWIIQNGIRFTGMPGWTGVLDDNEQWAIIGYIRHLPAKGSLGPPPVYQAAEEEHKHAEEGQGSQPHQHKHGEQEHKH
- a CDS encoding lipid-binding SYLF domain-containing protein, with translation MKKVLVGLLLSVFTTLSWAQDRDKVLDRVSEAGTVMNEIMAAPDKGIPEDILGSSQCVAVVPSMLKGGFIVGASYGKGVASCKTSSGWSAPAFFRVEGGSFGFQIGGQAVDLVMVIMNERGMRALLSSKFKLGADASVAAGPVGRHAEGATDWKMRAQVLTYSRARGVFAGVTLNGAVIKQDHDDTRAFYGRMISYRALLTGVHPAPADANPFLETLRQYAPVKAAEAPKPATEKQAEKQ
- the lpxD gene encoding UDP-3-O-(3-hydroxymyristoyl)glucosamine N-acyltransferase — encoded protein: MKLSEIAKHIGGRVVGADVEVGSVASIESATARDVVFVDNEKHLAAALRSKAMAVIAGEFADTGQRPAPHNSLLIAKQPRLAFAKASELLSAEKRPVAGVHRTAVVHERARLGRGVAVGAHAVVSENVTIGDHTAIGAGAYIGAGVRVGTGCDIKSNVSIYPGATVGDRVIVHAGAVLGSDGFGFVRDERSGRYTKFPQIGRLEIGDDVEIGANSTVDRGALDATVIGRGTKLDNLVHVGHNVRIGENVVIAAQTGISGSAVIEDGVVVAGQVGIADHVTVESGTILGAQCGVPSGKVIRGKGIVFWGTPARPIKQYLKELAVLARLAKK
- a CDS encoding response regulator transcription factor, whose protein sequence is MKAAAAKKPKIRVAVIEPDPLRLIGFRALFESQPEFEIVSVPLDKVATEPDLDLVMLGSHGSQNLFDLMAGLKASRPGLRLLVCGSGADDETILKAVAAGAKGYVDEAATPEEFAMAIRIVNQGSVWAPRKVLSIFIERVTTSPGRIFPAGRVTFTDREKEVLEMLVAGRSNKEIGAALGIEERTVKAHVAKLMRKVGVQNRIALSVHAITHSLVTK
- a CDS encoding lysophospholipid acyltransferase family protein, with the translated sequence MRHRLEYALVWPVVKILGAMPRSLARAAAIMLAGAVYHLHRRLRKVGLHNLEIAYPEMAAAERRKIVRGVFVSLGRQLAEFCRFPRYTRDNVAQVAVYEGFENFDAAQRRGKGVLFLTAHLGGWEVGSFVHSIHGHTMRIVVRALDNPYLDRLVERYRTLHGNSTFEKQDFARGLISAMRAGETVGLLMDQNMTPPAGVFVDFFGVPACAASGIARVALRTDSSVVPAFTIWDDVRRKYRITFAPRLTLPKTGDDERDVLNATQLFTRVIEEYVRKYPDQWLWVHRRWKTRPEGEQPLY